The Synechococcus sp. WH 8101 sequence CAGCAACCTGGTGGAGCTGGTGATCTCGATCACCGCCCTGGGCAGCGGTCTCTACAGCCTGGTGGTGGTGTCGGTGGCCGGCGCCGTGATCACCAATTGCCTGCTGGTGCTGGGAGTCAGCACCATCTGGGCCGGTCGTCGCCAGAAAAAGGTGAAGATCAGGCCACACAGCACCAATCTGCAGGCGCGCCAACTGTTGCTCAGCCTGCTGTTCCTTGCGGTGCCCACCGTCTTCGGCATCGGTGAAGGCATCCAACCGATGTCGGGCACCAACGCCCTCGATCGCTTTGCCGTCTATTCCCTGATCGTGGCGCTGCTGATCCTGGGCTACTACCTGCTGTCCTTCCTGCTCCAGCTCGGCACCCATCGCACCTTCTTCAATGCTGAGGCGGATGACATCCTGCAAGCGGATGGCGTCGAAGCAGCCGAGAACGATCGGCGCCATCTGCCCCGTCTGCCCGCGATCCTCGCGGCCATGGCCGTGGTGAGTGTGCTGGTGGTGCTGGTTTCCGAGCCCCTGGTGGATGCCCTGGAAACCCTGGTGCAGGGGAGCCATCTCAGCGAATTGTTCATCGGTCTGTTTCTGCTGCCCTTGTTCGGCTGCACCGCCGAAGGCGTGATCGCCATCAGCGCCGCCTCCCGCGGCCGCATGGATCTGGCTGTGACCAGCACCCTGGAATCCAGCGGCCAGTTGCTGATGTTCGTGCTGCCGGTGCTGGTGTTGCTGGGATGGCCGATGGGTCGCTTCCTGCACCTGAGCATCCCCCTGGTCGCTCTGGGTTGCACCACCATTACGGTGTTGGCCGTGCATTGGATTACTGAAAACAACGAACTCGACTGGTATGAAGGAGTCCAGCTTGTTGCTCTCTACGGAGTGATGGGGCTTGGGTCGTTGTTGCTCTGAGGATCATGCTCGAACTGGAACTGGCGTCGCTGCTTGGAATCTCAGCCCCCGTCGTGGCGGGTGTGGGCGCACTGGTGCTGATCCGCCGCTGGCGACAGCGCCGGAACTCACCCCGCACAAGCCCGCTGACACCACTACCGGCAGCGCTGCAGAACCAGGCCACCACCCTGCCGAAAGGACAGGAACGCTGGCTCTGGATCCTGAGGCTGCTGCGCAGAATCCCCGGCTACGTTGGATCCCGCCTGCAACAGCTGGTCGAAACCCTGATCACCCCCTCAGCCTTCATGGCCTGGTCCTGAGGGCCCCCACGATCCACACGATCACAAAGGCCAGGGAAGACACACCCAGATAAATCAGGGCCCACTTCTGCAAGCTGGCAATCTCCCAACCGAAGAGCAGTCCATCCGCCGCATCCCCGGCCGTGGATAAGGCAAGAACGAAGGGCATAGCCGGCAGAGCGCGAAGATCACCCCATGCTGCCCTGCCCCCAACGATGACCCTGTTTCCGAAAACGGTGCTGCTGCTGGGCAGCGGCGAACTGGGAAAAGAGATGGCAATTGCAGCCCAGCGGCTGGGCTGTCGGGT is a genomic window containing:
- a CDS encoding calcium:proton antiporter is translated as MHRTLRDTATLLRHHGLTRWSLLLLPALTLVLTAPLQPEGAGMEAVRFLGFGVALVPLARMISILVDELSEHLGDRYSGVVSVGLSNLVELVISITALGSGLYSLVVVSVAGAVITNCLLVLGVSTIWAGRRQKKVKIRPHSTNLQARQLLLSLLFLAVPTVFGIGEGIQPMSGTNALDRFAVYSLIVALLILGYYLLSFLLQLGTHRTFFNAEADDILQADGVEAAENDRRHLPRLPAILAAMAVVSVLVVLVSEPLVDALETLVQGSHLSELFIGLFLLPLFGCTAEGVIAISAASRGRMDLAVTSTLESSGQLLMFVLPVLVLLGWPMGRFLHLSIPLVALGCTTITVLAVHWITENNELDWYEGVQLVALYGVMGLGSLLL